One region of Ignavibacteriales bacterium genomic DNA includes:
- a CDS encoding PilT/PilU family type 4a pilus ATPase, with protein sequence MVDEAKNILKAFAEKIPATIFGPDRINFLIENMNKLSDNEKMILLNMMNKLLTGMIERDASDIELGGYGTNGNVWLRVFGKKIPIDEFSTFTGDEAGILILNLLNENQRRYLTVTRNLDFSYTFRYTRRNEDVRFRADAYFDLDRLALNMRSISSNLRSIDALGFNPNVLKVLSHTFVKQGLTLITGITGSGKSTTLDAIVDWHNDSDPAHVVIIAAPIEFVHKSRTCIIRHREVGRDVLSFKEGVIQSLRQDPDIIIIGEMRDPETIMAALEVTDTGHKVFSTLHTSSAVESIDRIIAEVHPSEQERVRNRLADVLVCVVSQKLIPSLDGKRILAKEVLVVNSSVRAAIKNNNTGEIYMMINQGGQQGMMTMEQDLKRLYMAKKISLENAMSYANSKTRIQQILSAV encoded by the coding sequence ATGGTTGATGAAGCAAAAAATATTTTAAAAGCTTTTGCAGAAAAAATTCCTGCAACAATCTTTGGTCCGGATAGAATAAATTTTCTTATCGAGAATATGAATAAGTTATCTGACAATGAAAAAATGATTCTTTTAAATATGATGAATAAATTGTTGACTGGAATGATTGAACGCGATGCTTCCGATATAGAACTTGGTGGTTACGGTACAAATGGTAATGTTTGGTTAAGAGTATTTGGTAAAAAAATACCAATTGATGAGTTTTCAACTTTTACTGGTGATGAAGCCGGAATATTAATCCTGAATTTGTTGAATGAAAACCAAAGAAGATATTTAACCGTTACAAGAAACCTGGATTTTTCTTATACATTTAGATATACAAGAAGAAATGAAGATGTAAGATTTAGAGCCGATGCCTATTTTGATCTTGACCGGCTTGCACTAAATATGAGGTCAATCTCCTCCAACTTACGCTCAATCGATGCACTTGGATTTAATCCAAATGTATTAAAAGTTTTAAGCCACACATTTGTTAAACAGGGATTAACTTTAATTACCGGAATAACCGGCTCTGGTAAATCGACTACACTGGATGCTATTGTGGATTGGCATAACGATAGCGATCCTGCACATGTTGTTATTATTGCAGCACCAATCGAGTTTGTTCATAAATCAAGAACCTGCATTATAAGGCACAGAGAAGTTGGACGCGATGTGCTTTCATTTAAGGAAGGTGTTATACAATCACTCCGCCAGGATCCGGACATTATTATTATTGGTGAAATGAGAGACCCGGAAACAATTATGGCAGCTTTAGAAGTTACAGATACTGGACATAAAGTTTTTTCAACTTTGCATACTTCTTCAGCGGTGGAATCTATCGACAGAATAATTGCAGAAGTTCATCCTTCTGAACAAGAACGTGTTAGGAACCGGCTTGCCGATGTACTTGTGTGTGTAGTTTCGCAGAAATTAATACCAAGTCTTGATGGAAAAAGAATTTTGGCAAAAGAAGTTTTAGTGGTAAATTCCAGTGTTCGTGCAGCAATAAAAAACAATAACACCGGCGAAATTTATATGATGATAAATCAAGGCGGGCAGCAGGGAATGATGACAATGGAACAGGATCTGAAACGTTTATATATGGCTAAAAAGATTTCTCTGGAAAATGCGATGTCGTACGCCAATAGTAAAACAAGAATTCAACAAATTCTTTCTGCGGTGTAA
- a CDS encoding type II secretion system F family protein, with amino-acid sequence MIELRFSAEKQNGQLLSGSLTSESAREGKKKIHKLAEKNQLKIKLIERKSVYLYKIRKGNEKPVVGEQKAFSKAEVITALNKLGYNVLSVNKKLLDFNFKPPQQEIVSYVKISAELLEQKLPYNEVMTLLINDIPNKTLRESLKEISNELKKGSDSETIFLRYQGVFGKFTAYMLGLASKSGNMTEIYHATAKFLERRLEFKKSLRSALITPMVTMFVLFLAILFYVGYIFPETAKLFTKFDIALPPMTAFTLKLSDFLINNVWLVIAATVLPPIILWQLASTKKGRLIAHRYLLKMPIIGNLIHKTLIEVFCRVFYTMYSGSAESIEPIRIAAEATDNAYFEDRIKNIAIPMMVKKGIGITDAFEQSGVFTATALSRFHSGEETGTIKNTALQLANYYESETTYRLKNVIELIQVVIAMVIMVVMILLTLISAETATINPKNPMMSFLINYLSGIML; translated from the coding sequence ATGATTGAATTAAGATTCTCTGCAGAGAAACAAAACGGTCAATTACTTAGTGGATCACTTACCTCTGAATCTGCTCGTGAAGGTAAAAAGAAGATCCACAAACTTGCCGAAAAGAACCAACTAAAAATTAAACTTATCGAAAGAAAATCCGTCTATTTATATAAAATTCGTAAAGGAAATGAAAAGCCCGTTGTTGGTGAGCAGAAAGCTTTTTCAAAAGCTGAAGTTATCACCGCATTAAATAAACTCGGATACAATGTTCTTTCGGTTAATAAAAAACTACTCGATTTTAATTTCAAACCACCACAGCAGGAAATTGTTTCTTACGTAAAAATTAGTGCAGAATTACTCGAGCAAAAACTTCCGTATAATGAAGTAATGACTTTACTTATTAATGACATACCCAACAAAACATTAAGAGAATCTTTAAAAGAAATTAGTAATGAATTAAAAAAAGGCTCTGATAGTGAAACAATTTTTTTAAGATACCAGGGAGTGTTCGGTAAGTTTACAGCATACATGCTTGGTCTTGCTTCTAAAAGCGGAAACATGACAGAAATATATCATGCTACCGCAAAATTTTTAGAAAGAAGATTGGAATTTAAAAAGAGCCTTAGAAGTGCATTAATTACTCCAATGGTAACGATGTTTGTTTTGTTTTTGGCAATACTTTTTTATGTGGGATATATTTTTCCAGAGACTGCCAAGTTGTTTACAAAATTTGATATTGCACTTCCTCCTATGACGGCATTTACATTAAAACTAAGTGACTTTTTAATAAATAATGTTTGGCTGGTAATTGCAGCAACAGTACTTCCACCAATTATTTTGTGGCAGTTAGCGTCTACTAAAAAAGGAAGATTAATTGCACACAGGTATTTATTAAAAATGCCAATCATTGGAAACTTAATACATAAAACATTAATTGAAGTTTTCTGCCGCGTATTTTATACAATGTACAGCGGATCGGCAGAAAGCATAGAACCAATAAGAATAGCTGCAGAAGCAACAGATAATGCGTATTTTGAAGATAGAATAAAAAATATTGCAATCCCTATGATGGTGAAAAAAGGAATTGGTATTACAGATGCGTTTGAACAGAGTGGGGTATTTACAGCTACAGCACTTTCCAGATTTCATTCGGGTGAAGAAACCGGAACTATAAAAAACACCGCACTTCAATTAGCAAATTATTATGAAAGCGAAACTACATATCGATTAAAAAATGTTATTGAGCTTATCCAGGTTGTTATTGCAATGGTTATTATGGTTGTTATGATTCTTCTTACTCTTATATCAGCAGAAACAGCAACAATAAATCCGAAAAATCCAATGATGTCATTCTTAATAAATTATTTATCTGGTATTATGCTATGA
- a CDS encoding GspE/PulE family protein: MIDSNLEMTDKIGYLLLKKGIIDIETLEKALRIKQNEEGKIKRNLAQILVQDYNFDHDTIFRQVAILYAFRELNVKIEELPDNRIDEIRKMINIAPEEVKNQILEHKVIPFQYDERIKDKLILAAIDPTDKSITKIAYGLNAKKYEVSYIRKKDYQKLIQIVLPPENEFLKMMEEQTEELNIEVEEGSLDEEALEAEINKSALISLVEGSLVEGVRRNASDIHYVPKSGNKTEVSFRIDGDLKVWFVQDNVWPEAVISVVKDRAKGLDRFEREKAQDGFIQREIDGHIIRFRVSVLPMVGTELKNKFESIVIRILDDRKVIRDLNKLGLTGYAKESFEKAINRPQGMVILTGPTGSGKSTTLVAALYQVIDPTVNVLTVEDPVEYVIEGARQLKIGHKMNFEQAIRSILRHDPDIVLVGEMRDKETAEVAIKLANTGHLTFSTLHTNDAPSAVSRLYKMGIEPFLIAYAINIIVAQRLIRKLCDCKKRIRNFDEALMKSAGLNIAEWRDYEIYEAAGCPKCSNSGYKGRVAIHEALFFTKEIREIIVRSGIEVDEEAIRQQSRKDGTLNLREAGFQKVVLGLTSIQEVMACTTED, from the coding sequence ATGATCGATTCCAACTTAGAGATGACCGACAAAATAGGTTATCTTCTTTTAAAGAAAGGTATTATTGACATAGAAACTCTTGAGAAGGCTCTGCGCATTAAACAGAACGAAGAAGGAAAAATTAAAAGAAACCTGGCGCAAATTCTTGTTCAGGATTATAATTTTGATCATGATACTATCTTCCGGCAAGTAGCCATCCTTTATGCTTTTAGAGAATTGAATGTTAAAATTGAAGAATTGCCGGATAACCGAATTGATGAAATCCGTAAAATGATAAACATTGCCCCGGAAGAAGTTAAAAATCAAATACTGGAACACAAGGTAATTCCGTTTCAATATGATGAAAGGATAAAAGATAAATTAATTCTTGCTGCAATCGACCCAACCGATAAAAGTATTACAAAAATAGCTTACGGATTAAATGCTAAAAAATATGAAGTAAGTTATATAAGAAAAAAAGATTATCAAAAACTAATTCAGATTGTACTTCCACCGGAAAATGAATTTTTAAAAATGATGGAAGAACAAACTGAAGAGTTAAATATTGAAGTTGAGGAAGGTTCATTAGACGAAGAAGCCTTAGAAGCTGAAATAAATAAAAGTGCTTTAATTAGTTTGGTGGAAGGTTCGCTTGTTGAGGGCGTAAGAAGGAATGCAAGCGATATACATTATGTACCCAAAAGCGGAAACAAAACAGAAGTTTCTTTTAGAATTGATGGCGATCTTAAGGTGTGGTTTGTGCAGGATAATGTTTGGCCAGAAGCAGTTATTTCAGTAGTTAAAGACCGGGCAAAAGGTTTGGACCGATTTGAAAGAGAAAAAGCGCAGGATGGTTTCATTCAAAGAGAAATCGATGGTCATATAATTCGTTTTAGAGTTTCTGTTCTTCCAATGGTAGGTACTGAACTAAAAAATAAATTTGAATCTATTGTAATAAGAATCCTTGATGATAGAAAAGTAATCCGGGATTTAAACAAACTTGGTCTTACCGGTTATGCTAAAGAATCTTTTGAAAAAGCCATAAACAGACCGCAGGGAATGGTCATCCTTACGGGTCCTACCGGAAGCGGTAAAAGCACAACGCTTGTTGCCGCCCTGTACCAGGTTATAGATCCTACTGTAAACGTATTAACAGTTGAAGACCCGGTGGAATATGTTATTGAAGGTGCACGCCAGTTAAAGATTGGTCATAAGATGAATTTTGAACAAGCGATCAGGTCAATACTTCGTCACGATCCGGATATAGTTCTTGTTGGAGAAATGCGCGATAAAGAAACTGCTGAGGTGGCTATAAAATTAGCTAACACTGGGCATTTAACCTTTTCAACACTTCACACTAATGATGCACCCAGTGCAGTATCCCGCTTGTATAAAATGGGCATTGAACCGTTCTTGATTGCTTATGCAATTAATATAATTGTTGCACAAAGACTTATAAGAAAATTATGCGATTGTAAGAAAAGAATTCGTAATTTTGACGAAGCGCTTATGAAATCCGCCGGCTTGAACATTGCAGAGTGGAGAGATTATGAAATTTATGAAGCTGCCGGCTGCCCCAAATGCAGCAATTCCGGATATAAGGGTAGAGTGGCAATTCACGAAGCGTTGTTCTTTACAAAAGAAATAAGAGAAATAATCGTACGGTCGGGCATTGAAGTTGACGAAGAAGCTATACGCCAGCAATCCAGGAAAGATGGAACTTTGAACTTGCGCGAAGCAGGTTTCCAGAAAGTTGTATTAGGACTAACATCAATCCAGGAAGTGATGGCATGCACCACGGAAGATTAA